A genomic window from Bradyrhizobium sp. SK17 includes:
- a CDS encoding UvrD-helicase domain-containing protein, producing MKPSVYRATTLDGFAIRLISTFPQRAGHDPRIVTGARPNYEAIRDTAARLVAAGHLHDVLAANFRCLFVDEYQDCSIRQHALVTWLAQSLPTAIVGDPFQSIFGFGADPLADWQADVVSFFPIVGELVTPWRWNNAGAHDLGKWLLSIRPDLAAGRPIDLRTAPGSVRWIQLDGRQDDALRQAAAAVDAPGETKVLIIGDSTDPRGQRRFARQVAGAVTVEAVDLRDLTDFGGTLDLAKPEALSVVADFAENLMSAFSADDLVRSVAAAHAGKLGRALSGIEETAVRFEASRSFAEVSDLLTAINRAGGVRCYRPAVLAAAQRALQLAASPGGPSFREATVTIREQSRLIGRPLARRSVGSTLLLKGLEADISVVLNAGALNARNLYVAMTRGSRGVLVCSPSPILNPPW from the coding sequence GTGAAGCCGAGTGTTTACCGCGCCACGACACTCGACGGCTTCGCGATCAGGCTGATTTCTACGTTTCCGCAACGCGCGGGACACGATCCGCGAATCGTAACTGGCGCCCGGCCGAACTACGAAGCCATCCGTGACACGGCAGCGCGCCTGGTTGCCGCCGGGCACCTTCATGACGTTCTCGCCGCCAATTTCCGATGCTTATTTGTCGATGAGTACCAGGACTGTTCGATCCGCCAGCACGCCCTTGTAACCTGGTTGGCTCAAAGTCTACCCACCGCCATCGTCGGAGATCCGTTTCAGTCTATCTTTGGATTCGGCGCCGACCCGTTGGCAGATTGGCAGGCGGACGTGGTGTCGTTTTTCCCGATTGTCGGAGAACTTGTGACTCCGTGGAGATGGAACAACGCAGGGGCGCACGATTTAGGTAAGTGGTTGCTGTCGATACGACCTGACCTAGCGGCAGGCAGGCCGATCGACCTTCGGACAGCACCTGGCAGTGTCCGGTGGATTCAACTCGATGGTCGCCAGGACGATGCGCTGCGGCAAGCGGCAGCCGCGGTGGACGCGCCGGGCGAGACGAAGGTTTTGATCATCGGTGACAGCACGGACCCTCGCGGACAGCGTCGTTTCGCCCGCCAAGTCGCGGGAGCCGTGACGGTCGAGGCTGTGGACCTGCGCGATCTTACGGATTTTGGCGGTACGCTCGACCTCGCGAAACCCGAAGCGCTCTCCGTCGTGGCCGATTTTGCAGAGAACTTGATGAGCGCCTTTTCCGCAGACGACCTCGTGCGGTCGGTTGCGGCAGCTCATGCTGGTAAACTCGGACGGGCCCTTTCCGGTATCGAGGAAACGGCCGTGAGGTTTGAAGCGTCGCGGTCGTTTGCAGAGGTCTCGGATCTTCTCACCGCCATCAACCGCGCGGGTGGGGTTCGGTGCTACCGTCCCGCCGTGCTGGCAGCAGCCCAGCGGGCTCTGCAACTTGCAGCCTCTCCCGGCGGACCCTCGTTCCGAGAGGCGACGGTGACGATCCGAGAACAATCTCGGCTCATCGGCCGGCCCCTCGCCAGGCGTTCCGTCGGAAGCACCCTGCTCCTGAAAGGTCTCGAAGCCGACATCTCGGTTGTTCTCAATGCCGGCGCTCTCAACGCGCGCAATCTCTACGTCGCGATGACCCGTGGGTCGCGCGGGGTTTTGGTTTGCTCGCCCTCGCCGATTCTCAATCCGCCCTGGTGA